The sequence ATATTTTTCCAATTGCATGATTGCACCTGACAGTTCGTGAAGGGGAATATGATTTTCACGGTACGTTCGGCTAGAAACTATACAGTTATCAAAAGGCTTTTTTATCTCAATGACATCAGCATAGCCATTAACATCAACAAGTAGGTAATCCAGATACCGTTTTTCTTCATCGATACCCTTAATTGGTACGTTTTCGAAGACACGAATGTAACGTGTGTACATTAGAAGAATAATCTGCAAAATTTGAACTTGCCAATGTTTTTCGTTGTATGACTTTTCATTGGCGAGCATCAGTCTCAGCCTGATTAGAATGGCGTGATATTTTTCTATTTCTATTTCCTTAAACTCCTCAAGTAAATTGGGATCTTTCCTTGAGATCTTCTTGTTTAAATACTTTTCGTAATCGGCTTTTGCATCCCTGGTAGTTGTAAAGAACTCGCCCAAAATTGCTGATGCTCTCGCACTAACATACTTTTTCTTCTCTATGCGATTGGGTAGTTTACTAACGATGTTGAGGAATTCGGACTAAGAAATGGCTGTGATGTGAGGGCCACCAACATAAATATCCTCACTTATCAAGTCTTCTATAATGCGAAAAATAGAGATGTTCTCATCAATTATAAAATGCGTTCTTGATAGCTTGACTGAAGGGTGGAAGAATAGTTTAATTCGTCTAGTAATAACTCCGGGAATTACCTGGTAATATTCACCCACAAGTTTGCCAAGTTGAAACTCGGCCCAAATTTCCTCGCTGTTTTCTTCGAATCCCTCGACTCCTGTTAGAAGTTGGTCGAAGCCAAAGGTAAACGTTTTTCTGAGCGTAACGGTGTGTTCTGGTTCATCCAAGTTATCAGCAAACGATGCAAGCAAATAGTTCCGAGTATAGTCGCGTTCGTCTTGGTAATGCAGTATAAGGCTTGCGCCGGTAGCAGTAAACATAATCATATTATGAAAGTCAGGTTGAAGCTATTAAGATACCAACTACTACGAATTTAATAAGCGAAAATGGGAAAAGAATCGTTTTTGAACTTTACAGGATGCAGGAGACTCCAATAACTTGAAATTCTTGGGGACTATTTCATTAAGCGTGTAAGTTTAAAAACCGAGGCTACTAAATAATTAGATCTTTACTCTAGGACCAAATATAGTTAAGAACTGATTAAGGATCATGTCCCAATTTCTAATGGGCATGGTCAATTTCCTTGATGATTCTCTCAGTGCCAAGTATACGAATTTCATCACAGCATCATCGGTAACGAGAGTTTGTTTTTTGTATACTTTCTTATATTACCTTTTTGATTCTCACTAAGATTGGTGGTATAAATCAAAATAAACCTCGTGGACAAGGACGATCAGCTGAAATAGTATTAGGTTTTCGCCAAGCAACATAATTAGGCCTGAACAAGGCAACGCATCATTTCGTTACAATTAAAATAATTAACATCTGATCTATGGTGAGTTCAGGTTATTTTCTCAGTGGATTTCGGGTTTGTACATTGTTACACATTTTCACCCATGTGTGCTTTCACATAACCATATAATACCGTAACCTACACCAATAAATACTTCAAACTACCCCAATAATAAGATTTTTACCTATATTTACCCCCATGAAATTCTTGCT is a genomic window of Chitinophaga sp. LS1 containing:
- a CDS encoding Shedu immune nuclease family protein, encoding MGEFFTTTRDAKADYEKYLNKKISRKDPNLLEEFKEIEIEKYHAILIRLRLMLANEKSYNEKHWQVQILQIILLMYTRYIRVFENVPIKGIDEEKRYLDYLLVDVNGYADVIEIKKPFDNCIVSSRTYRENHIPLHELSGAIMQLEKYLLGLNRWGASTEKALNEKYKDSLPAGVEIKIVNPGGIIIMGREHNLTTSQKKDFEVIKRKFKNVFDIITYDNLIFRLEATISQLKMR